A part of Citrifermentans bremense genomic DNA contains:
- a CDS encoding KUP/HAK/KT family potassium transporter yields MKNGAPDSYWSGIVKAMGLVFGDIGTSPIYTLTVIFALTPATLQNVFGILSLVFWTLTLLVSAEYAWLAMSLSRKGEGGTIVLKEILVRMLKPGRQLAFVVFLSYLGACLLLGDGVITPAISILSAVEGLELIPGLEHTGQGELILIAAVIAVGLFLAQSKGTDKVAGAFGPIMVLWFSALALSGLASISAMPSILSAINPYYALQFMLHHGLGGFFVLSEVILCATGGEALYADMGHLGRRPILRAWYFAFAALVINYFGQGVYLLDHPEAKNYLFGMVQHQAPLFYIPFLILTVLATVIASQAMISGVFSVVYQGITTRILPLLRVEFTSTHLKSQIYLSSVNWTLMLAVLVVMLFFKRSEHLAAAYGLAVTGTMTITGIMMVMIFSRTTKKWKVPLAVAVTVVDLVFFLSCLNKIPHGGYWSIVLGSIPFCTIMVWTRGQRALYRALKPLDFDTFDLAYRQIYAKGKNIPGTALFFVKEWSVIPPYLVHCIIRSNIIYERNVLISIMRTDEPYGLKVELKRALSAGLDAIEIRAGYLEILNIEGVLKENGIQEKVIFYGVEDIVTDNPVWKLFATIKRQTPNFVQFHNLPPAKLQGVVTRVEM; encoded by the coding sequence ATGAAAAACGGAGCGCCCGATTCCTACTGGAGCGGCATCGTCAAGGCGATGGGGCTCGTCTTCGGGGACATCGGCACCAGCCCGATCTACACCCTCACCGTCATCTTCGCCCTCACCCCCGCGACGCTCCAAAACGTTTTCGGGATACTCTCGCTCGTCTTTTGGACCCTGACCCTGCTGGTGAGCGCCGAGTACGCCTGGCTCGCCATGAGCTTGAGCCGCAAGGGGGAGGGGGGGACCATCGTCCTCAAGGAGATCCTGGTCCGGATGCTGAAGCCCGGGCGGCAGCTAGCCTTCGTGGTCTTCCTCTCCTACCTGGGGGCCTGCCTGCTCTTGGGCGACGGGGTGATAACCCCGGCCATCTCCATCCTCTCCGCGGTGGAGGGGCTCGAGCTGATACCGGGGCTGGAGCATACCGGCCAGGGGGAGCTGATCCTGATCGCCGCGGTGATCGCGGTGGGGCTTTTCCTGGCCCAGTCGAAGGGAACCGACAAGGTGGCCGGCGCCTTCGGCCCGATCATGGTGCTCTGGTTTTCCGCGCTCGCCTTATCGGGCCTTGCCTCCATCAGCGCCATGCCCTCCATTTTGAGCGCCATCAACCCCTACTACGCGCTCCAGTTCATGCTGCATCACGGGCTGGGAGGCTTCTTCGTCCTCTCCGAGGTGATCCTCTGCGCCACCGGGGGGGAGGCGCTCTACGCCGACATGGGGCATCTGGGGCGCAGGCCGATCCTGCGCGCCTGGTATTTCGCCTTCGCCGCCCTCGTGATCAACTACTTCGGCCAGGGGGTGTACCTGCTCGACCACCCGGAGGCGAAGAACTACCTCTTCGGCATGGTGCAGCACCAGGCACCGCTTTTCTACATACCCTTCCTGATCCTCACCGTGCTCGCAACGGTCATCGCCTCGCAGGCTATGATCAGCGGCGTCTTCTCCGTGGTCTACCAGGGGATCACCACGCGGATCCTCCCCCTGTTGCGGGTGGAGTTCACCTCGACCCATCTGAAGTCGCAGATCTACCTCTCCTCGGTGAACTGGACCCTGATGCTGGCCGTCCTCGTGGTGATGCTCTTCTTCAAAAGGAGCGAGCACCTGGCCGCGGCCTACGGGCTCGCGGTCACCGGGACCATGACCATCACCGGGATCATGATGGTGATGATCTTCTCCCGCACCACCAAGAAGTGGAAGGTCCCGCTAGCCGTCGCGGTGACCGTCGTGGACCTCGTTTTCTTCCTCTCCTGCCTCAACAAGATCCCCCACGGCGGCTACTGGTCCATCGTGCTCGGCTCCATCCCCTTTTGCACCATCATGGTCTGGACCCGGGGACAGCGCGCCCTGTACCGGGCGCTCAAGCCGCTCGACTTCGACACCTTCGACCTCGCCTACCGCCAGATCTACGCCAAAGGGAAGAACATCCCCGGCACCGCGCTTTTCTTCGTCAAGGAGTGGAGCGTGATCCCCCCTTACCTCGTGCACTGCATCATCCGCAGCAACATCATCTACGAGCGCAACGTCCTGATCTCGATCATGCGCACCGACGAGCCGTACGGCCTGAAGGTGGAGCTGAAGCGCGCCCTCTCGGCCGGGCTCGACGCCATCGAGATCCGCGCAGGCTACCTGGAGATCCTGAACATAGAGGGGGTCTTGAAGGAAAACGGGATTCAGGAGAAGGTGATCTTCTACGGGGTCGAGGACATAGTCACCGACAACCCGGTCTGGAAGCTCTTCGCCACCATCAAGCGGCAGACTCCCAACTTCGTGCAGTTCCACAACCTCCCCCCCGCGAAGCTCCAGGGGGTCGTGACCCGGGTGGAAATGTGA
- a CDS encoding response regulator: protein MKETREATGQRILVIDDEAAIRRFLHSALSSEEFTLHEADSGHSGLSAAAAFRPDLILLDLGLPDLEGIEVIRRIREWSQVPIIVLSVREREDDKVAALDAGADDYLTKPFGVGELLARMRASLRRSAVQPPEPVFSSGDLKVDLNLRRVTVGGAEVQLTPNEYDLLRLLIAHADKVMTHGQILKQIWGVAYQEQPQVLRVTISNLRKKVERDPSRPRHITTEPGVGYRLKQVQS from the coding sequence ATGAAAGAGACCCGAGAGGCGACCGGGCAGCGGATACTGGTCATAGACGACGAGGCGGCCATCCGCCGCTTCCTGCACTCCGCGCTTTCCTCGGAGGAGTTCACCCTGCACGAGGCCGACTCGGGGCACAGCGGGCTTTCCGCCGCCGCGGCCTTCAGGCCCGACCTGATCCTCCTGGACCTGGGGCTTCCCGACCTGGAGGGGATCGAGGTGATCCGCCGCATCCGCGAGTGGTCCCAGGTCCCCATCATCGTCCTCTCGGTGCGCGAGCGCGAGGACGACAAGGTGGCGGCTTTGGACGCCGGCGCCGACGACTACCTGACCAAGCCATTCGGGGTGGGGGAACTGCTCGCCCGCATGAGGGCTTCCCTGCGCCGCTCGGCAGTGCAGCCCCCCGAGCCGGTCTTTTCCAGCGGCGACCTGAAGGTGGACCTCAACCTGCGCCGGGTGACGGTCGGTGGCGCCGAGGTCCAGCTGACCCCTAACGAGTACGACCTCCTGCGCCTGCTCATAGCCCACGCCGACAAGGTGATGACCCACGGCCAGATCCTGAAGCAGATCTGGGGGGTGGCGTACCAGGAGCAGCCCCAGGTGCTCAGGGTCACCATCAGCAACCTGAGGAAGAAGGTCGAGCGCGACCCCTCGCGCCCCAGGCACATCACCACGGAGCCGGGGGTGGGGTACCGGTTGAAGCAGGTCCAATCATGA
- a CDS encoding sensor histidine kinase, with the protein MSVLVAIRGYLISLLLVAGATVICEQVRPHLVPTNMVMVYLLAVVAAAAKLGRRPAIATAFFSVLAFDFFFVPPRLTFSVAEKEYLVTFLGFFVVGVMISSLVAKVREQSLERERLSQEAEKARILQARENLERALLNSISHDLRTPLVSIKGALSALKEQGERLTPEARRDLLETANDEAERLNRFVGNLLDLSRLEAGALRPRIEPCDLQELVGCAMSAMEVRLGDRKVTLQLPQGLTLVSLDLVLMTQVLVNLLDNANKYAPAQGSIEVTARICGAWLSLTVADRGAGVPEAELFHIFEKFHRVQVPEKTGGTGLGLSICKGIVEAHGGSIAARNRPEGGLAVEILLPLDQGVEEP; encoded by the coding sequence GTGAGCGTTCTGGTTGCGATACGGGGTTACCTGATCAGCCTGCTCCTCGTCGCAGGCGCCACGGTCATCTGCGAGCAGGTCCGGCCGCACCTGGTCCCGACCAACATGGTGATGGTCTACCTTCTGGCCGTCGTGGCGGCCGCAGCCAAGCTCGGCCGTCGCCCCGCCATAGCGACCGCCTTTTTCAGCGTCCTCGCCTTCGACTTCTTCTTCGTCCCCCCCAGGCTTACCTTCAGCGTCGCCGAAAAGGAGTACCTGGTCACCTTCCTCGGCTTCTTCGTGGTCGGGGTGATGATAAGCTCGCTGGTGGCCAAGGTCCGGGAGCAGTCCCTGGAGCGGGAGCGGCTCTCGCAGGAGGCGGAAAAGGCGAGGATCCTTCAAGCCCGCGAGAACCTGGAGCGGGCGCTTTTGAACTCCATATCGCACGATTTGAGGACACCGCTGGTCTCCATCAAGGGGGCGCTCTCGGCGTTGAAGGAGCAGGGGGAGCGCCTGACCCCCGAGGCGAGACGGGATCTCCTGGAGACGGCAAACGACGAGGCGGAGCGGCTGAACCGTTTCGTGGGGAACCTCCTGGACCTGAGCCGCCTGGAGGCGGGAGCGTTGCGCCCGAGGATCGAGCCGTGCGACCTGCAGGAGCTGGTAGGCTGCGCGATGTCGGCCATGGAGGTCCGGCTCGGCGACCGCAAGGTGACGCTCCAGCTGCCGCAGGGGCTCACCCTGGTTTCGCTGGATCTGGTGCTGATGACCCAGGTCCTGGTGAACCTGCTGGACAACGCCAACAAGTACGCCCCCGCGCAAGGGAGCATCGAGGTGACGGCGCGCATCTGCGGCGCCTGGCTCTCCTTGACCGTAGCCGACCGGGGGGCGGGGGTCCCGGAGGCGGAGCTCTTCCACATCTTCGAGAAGTTCCACCGGGTGCAGGTCCCCGAGAAGACCGGGGGGACCGGCCTTGGGCTTTCCATCTGCAAGGGGATCGTCGAGGCGCACGGCGGCAGCATCGCCGCCCGCAACCGCCCGGAGGGGGGGCTCGCCGTCGAGATCCTGCTGCCGCTTGACCAAGGAGTAGAGGAACCATGA
- the hcp gene encoding hydroxylamine reductase yields MAQAMFCRQCEQAARGVGCDVMGNCGKDPQVSALLDLMVHGLKGTAVYAHLARELGEKDQEVDRFMLDGLFTRVTNVNFDPDDIARRLQKCFQMKERAKSLYQDAHQRQKGSPAPEITEGPATWTPAGDTKALIDQGRQYGIFTWHQDPNILSTIEILIYGLLGMGAFAWHATEMGKEDEEIYAFIHRSLAATTDPQATLQDFVALSLECGKMNLRTMELLYQGHEERLQAPEPMSVNLGTRGGKGIVVSGHDLPMLEELLKQSEGKGIFVYTHGEMLPANGYPGLRKYSHFAGHFGTAWQNQTRELPGFNGAIIFNTNCIQKPDANYTDRLFTWGEVAWPGIPHLEGWDFTPVIDKALSLPDLPENPGQEILVGFGHEAVFKVAGAVVDAVKNGAIRRFFLIGGCDGAKSGRNYFTELAEKVPKDCVILTLACGKNRFNRLEFGDIGGIPRLLDVGQCNDAYSAIRIALALADAFQCQVNDLPLSMILSWYEQKAHVILLTLLHLGIKGIRLGPSLPAYVSPAVLDFLVQNYDLGPITTAEQDLQHALGA; encoded by the coding sequence ATGGCACAGGCGATGTTCTGCCGCCAATGCGAACAGGCGGCCCGGGGTGTGGGATGCGACGTGATGGGTAACTGCGGCAAGGACCCGCAGGTATCGGCCCTGCTCGACCTGATGGTCCACGGGCTCAAGGGGACGGCGGTCTACGCGCACCTGGCGCGCGAGTTGGGGGAGAAGGACCAGGAAGTGGACCGCTTCATGCTGGACGGGCTTTTCACCAGGGTCACCAACGTCAACTTCGACCCCGACGACATCGCCCGGCGGCTGCAGAAATGCTTCCAGATGAAGGAGCGGGCGAAGTCGCTGTACCAGGACGCCCACCAGAGGCAAAAGGGCTCCCCCGCCCCCGAGATCACCGAGGGGCCCGCCACCTGGACCCCCGCGGGCGACACAAAGGCGCTCATCGACCAGGGGCGTCAGTACGGCATCTTCACCTGGCACCAGGACCCGAACATCCTATCCACCATCGAGATCCTGATCTACGGCCTGCTGGGGATGGGGGCGTTCGCCTGGCACGCGACCGAGATGGGGAAGGAGGACGAGGAGATCTACGCCTTCATCCACCGCTCGCTTGCGGCCACCACCGACCCCCAGGCGACGCTTCAGGATTTCGTCGCCCTCTCGCTTGAGTGCGGCAAGATGAACCTGCGCACCATGGAGCTTTTGTACCAGGGGCACGAGGAGCGCCTGCAGGCACCGGAACCGATGTCGGTGAATCTCGGCACCCGCGGCGGCAAGGGGATCGTGGTCTCAGGCCACGACCTCCCGATGCTGGAGGAGCTCCTGAAGCAAAGCGAGGGGAAGGGGATCTTCGTCTACACCCACGGCGAGATGCTTCCCGCCAACGGCTACCCGGGCTTGAGGAAGTACTCCCATTTCGCCGGCCACTTCGGCACCGCCTGGCAGAACCAGACCCGCGAGCTCCCCGGCTTCAACGGGGCCATCATCTTCAACACCAACTGCATCCAAAAGCCCGATGCAAACTACACCGACCGGCTCTTCACCTGGGGAGAGGTCGCCTGGCCGGGCATCCCGCACCTCGAGGGGTGGGACTTCACGCCGGTGATCGACAAGGCGCTCTCGCTTCCCGACCTCCCGGAGAACCCGGGGCAGGAGATCCTGGTCGGCTTCGGGCACGAGGCGGTGTTCAAGGTGGCCGGGGCCGTGGTTGACGCGGTGAAAAACGGCGCCATCCGCCGCTTCTTCCTGATCGGCGGCTGCGACGGCGCCAAAAGCGGGCGCAATTACTTCACCGAGCTCGCCGAAAAGGTCCCGAAGGACTGCGTCATTCTGACGCTTGCCTGCGGCAAGAACCGCTTCAACCGCCTCGAGTTCGGCGACATAGGGGGGATCCCCCGGCTCCTTGACGTGGGGCAGTGCAACGACGCCTATTCCGCCATCAGGATCGCGCTGGCGCTCGCCGACGCCTTCCAGTGCCAGGTGAACGACCTGCCGCTCTCCATGATCCTCTCCTGGTACGAGCAGAAGGCGCACGTCATCCTGCTCACCCTGCTGCACCTGGGAATCAAGGGGATCCGCCTCGGCCCCTCGCTTCCCGCCTACGTCTCGCCGGCGGTGCTCGACTTCCTGGTGCAGAACTACGACCTGGGGCCGATCACGACCGCTGAACAGGACCTGCAGCACGCGCTCGGGGCCTAG
- a CDS encoding methyl-accepting chemotaxis protein, with product MGVSIRAKFKIGVFAVCLLVLSLGAVSLTTQSRLNYQLQFLTQEATKLHLVSTLELAAYKAVMPGNDYIITGSPTYKNAFAEQDRTVEALFTQIQASPLFTPAERTVIAQVHQLYGKTRQTTLNIMALQHGDPRLPKMMEEMDYQYAEPLLSQLKTMGDRITGSYKKNEAEAASLKRLSQDVLLAVVVVVCLLLALGGRFLFRSIMRPLRSVGEMLGDIASGRGDLTKRLPVQTDDEVGTFCLAFNRFAENLQGTITEISVVSGHLDTTAGSLEGSSQQIRSTAEHQVVAVEETVTANEKLDAAIRSITRDTEEVVASMVNISSSAGEISATMQDIAGKTHHLDAKADQTTEAMLKNLTSFQAVADNVASVTRRAEEVAASALQVSAVAKEINGRSEDQAELARAVKEEAVVVGLAAISKTKDGMGRIRTEVSATIKAMDELVPVSDEVGRVVKIINDISDRTKLLALNASILAAQAGEHGRGFAVVAEEVRLLAQQVTGSTNEIADMVQAIQRLTTSAVSATRRSAAEVDAGVTDAQEAEAALKGIILRTEQSLDNALVIARSANEQTTGIGMVSDAMQHVSAMANEINQNTEQQREISEGIITATGEMRELITSMKEMVSVQAQESDKISQSIMETLVSLKTVAGATSEQESASDRIIEIIEEVRRQAIANMTVAKSLDERVSELNDHSHSLSEKVSVFTV from the coding sequence ATGGGCGTATCAATCAGAGCCAAGTTCAAGATTGGTGTATTCGCAGTATGTCTGCTGGTCCTCTCACTGGGAGCGGTGTCCCTGACGACCCAGAGCCGCCTGAACTACCAGCTCCAGTTCCTCACCCAGGAAGCCACCAAACTCCACCTTGTCTCCACTCTCGAGCTCGCGGCGTATAAGGCCGTAATGCCGGGCAATGACTATATCATCACCGGCAGCCCCACCTACAAGAACGCCTTCGCGGAGCAGGACAGGACCGTCGAGGCGCTTTTCACCCAGATCCAGGCGTCGCCCCTTTTTACACCGGCGGAACGCACCGTCATCGCACAGGTCCATCAGCTGTACGGTAAGACGCGCCAGACGACGCTGAATATCATGGCGCTGCAGCACGGCGACCCGCGACTGCCGAAGATGATGGAGGAGATGGACTACCAGTACGCCGAGCCGCTTCTCTCCCAGTTGAAGACGATGGGGGACCGGATAACGGGGTCCTACAAAAAGAACGAAGCGGAGGCGGCTTCCCTGAAACGGCTCTCGCAGGACGTGCTGCTCGCGGTCGTCGTGGTTGTCTGCCTGCTGCTCGCCCTGGGGGGAAGGTTCCTTTTCCGAAGCATCATGCGGCCGCTGCGCTCGGTGGGCGAGATGCTGGGTGACATCGCCTCGGGGCGGGGCGACCTGACCAAGCGCCTCCCGGTTCAGACCGACGACGAGGTGGGGACCTTCTGTCTTGCCTTCAACCGTTTCGCCGAGAACCTCCAGGGGACCATCACCGAGATTTCTGTCGTGTCGGGCCATCTCGACACCACCGCGGGGTCGCTCGAGGGATCGTCGCAGCAGATCCGCAGCACCGCCGAGCATCAGGTCGTCGCCGTTGAAGAGACAGTGACCGCCAACGAGAAGCTCGACGCCGCCATCCGCAGCATCACCAGGGATACCGAGGAGGTGGTGGCCTCCATGGTCAACATCTCTTCCTCGGCAGGGGAGATCTCGGCGACCATGCAGGACATCGCCGGCAAGACCCACCACCTGGACGCCAAGGCCGATCAGACCACGGAGGCGATGCTGAAAAACCTCACCTCCTTCCAGGCGGTGGCGGACAACGTGGCGTCGGTCACCCGCAGGGCCGAAGAGGTTGCCGCCTCGGCGCTCCAGGTAAGCGCCGTCGCCAAGGAGATCAACGGCCGGTCCGAGGACCAGGCGGAGCTGGCTCGTGCGGTCAAGGAGGAGGCGGTGGTGGTTGGGCTTGCCGCCATCAGCAAGACCAAGGACGGGATGGGGCGGATCCGCACCGAGGTGAGCGCGACCATCAAGGCGATGGACGAACTGGTGCCGGTCTCCGATGAAGTGGGGCGCGTGGTGAAGATCATCAACGACATCAGCGACCGCACCAAGCTTCTGGCGCTCAACGCCAGCATCCTTGCGGCCCAGGCTGGCGAGCACGGCCGCGGCTTCGCCGTGGTGGCCGAAGAGGTCCGGCTTTTGGCCCAGCAGGTCACCGGTTCCACCAACGAGATCGCCGACATGGTGCAGGCCATCCAGCGGCTCACAACTTCGGCGGTCAGCGCTACCCGGCGCAGCGCGGCCGAGGTCGACGCGGGGGTCACGGACGCCCAAGAGGCGGAGGCGGCGCTCAAAGGGATCATCCTGCGCACGGAGCAGTCGCTCGACAACGCGCTGGTCATCGCCCGCTCCGCGAATGAGCAGACCACCGGCATCGGCATGGTCTCCGACGCGATGCAGCACGTAAGTGCCATGGCCAACGAGATCAACCAGAACACCGAGCAGCAGCGCGAGATCTCGGAAGGGATCATCACCGCCACCGGCGAGATGCGCGAGCTGATCACGTCGATGAAGGAGATGGTCTCGGTGCAGGCCCAGGAGTCGGACAAGATCTCCCAGTCGATCATGGAGACGCTGGTGAGCCTGAAAACGGTGGCCGGTGCCACCTCCGAGCAGGAGAGCGCCTCCGACCGGATCATCGAGATCATCGAGGAGGTAAGACGCCAGGCGATAGCCAACATGACCGTGGCGAAAAGCCTCGACGAAAGGGTCTCCGAACTGAACGACCACTCCCACAGCCTGAGCGAGAAGGTGAGCGTCTTCACCGTCTGA
- a CDS encoding DUF2845 domain-containing protein produces MRQKRRSEAIDHAIGILMSVVIVVAAAQIMEVDLTTFIFGAGKESAPSSQQIASMPSQKASTPASQAETQTDPSGYQRYTDNNGNEVVVVPARYEAPRAEPAPIQAAPQQVLPQRSPLPSQQVIPATVTPTKAAPPINLALVAMNAANGNTRMNVFESCRCSNGIATKGDSREEVLEKCAQPASHQYSNRRDCDEIWLYNFGANEFMQGVCFSGDRVSKVLSLDYGY; encoded by the coding sequence ATGAGACAGAAAAGAAGATCCGAGGCAATCGATCACGCCATCGGAATCTTGATGTCAGTGGTTATAGTGGTTGCCGCTGCACAGATAATGGAAGTAGATCTGACGACCTTTATTTTTGGCGCCGGGAAAGAATCGGCCCCGTCCTCTCAACAGATCGCATCTATGCCTTCACAGAAAGCATCAACACCCGCTTCGCAGGCCGAGACGCAAACAGATCCATCGGGTTACCAACGCTACACCGATAATAATGGGAATGAGGTAGTAGTTGTTCCGGCCCGATATGAAGCCCCACGTGCTGAACCGGCACCTATTCAAGCAGCACCTCAGCAAGTTTTGCCTCAACGATCACCGTTGCCCTCTCAGCAGGTCATTCCGGCAACCGTTACCCCCACAAAGGCCGCCCCACCGATAAATCTCGCCTTAGTTGCTATGAATGCAGCAAATGGCAATACCAGGATGAACGTATTTGAATCGTGCCGGTGCAGTAACGGTATAGCCACGAAAGGCGACTCAAGGGAAGAGGTGTTAGAGAAGTGTGCCCAGCCTGCGTCGCATCAGTATTCCAATAGACGGGACTGTGATGAGATCTGGCTATACAACTTTGGCGCTAACGAGTTCATGCAGGGCGTGTGTTTTAGTGGAGATCGCGTGAGCAAAGTTCTCAGTCTCGATTATGGCTATTGA
- a CDS encoding NACHT domain-containing protein yields the protein MIAETATALAKTALTQVVKDGFKSIISAGSKKYNQAKIEEISDNIYKNISEIKEVKTIWQTNKTVNITDFYCDQFIKHGTCRNIVRRISDLPSNRCILIEGIAGQGKSTLLKYLSVNEINKGRYIPIFIELKNIRENNNLLSVISSVTNALGIGKVDLDILSELCNNDRWYFVLDGFDEIAHDKKAGTILEIEEILRTIKTMKVVITSRPNSGLENSTLFEVIKLDQLINDEYKAYIMKLSDNTEMGTQLIDKIEAHKGEIKKLLCTPLLITLLVITYKSNSILPDNLSEFYESLFGTLLQRHDGVKPGVSRKKKCNINDFEIRQIFEALCFVSKAKDDVIFPYKDLYKWVTKASELQKVSINPECFIEDIVEITCLVLKEGDEYQFVHKSIREYFTAAFVQSNEEPFALKFYTNRLSSFHKWSQELRFLSEIDKYRYIKHFRIPQIENIFGSSFHDFESGLFTHEAVAVNILKSLGLLITSFRNSVSNGLGMDKNFSDCTIPNYNKHVASLFKLIRKFKVYHSRDNKFIIEYDDHTYEVENEHASGDKNNFYLHFDTLYANKVAKDQIYSVISDVISSLRSEMHAHIEYIKHESNKYEMLDEI from the coding sequence ATGATTGCTGAAACTGCAACTGCACTAGCAAAAACTGCGCTGACGCAAGTGGTAAAGGATGGCTTTAAGAGCATCATCTCTGCAGGGTCAAAAAAGTACAACCAAGCCAAAATTGAAGAAATATCAGACAATATATACAAAAATATCTCTGAAATAAAAGAGGTAAAAACCATTTGGCAAACCAACAAAACAGTTAATATTACCGATTTTTACTGCGACCAATTCATAAAACATGGTACTTGCAGAAATATAGTACGTAGAATTAGCGACCTACCGAGCAATCGCTGCATTCTTATCGAAGGAATTGCTGGACAAGGCAAATCTACTCTCTTGAAATACTTGTCCGTGAACGAAATCAATAAAGGTAGATACATACCAATTTTCATTGAGTTAAAAAACATTAGGGAAAATAATAATTTGTTGTCAGTGATATCCTCTGTGACAAATGCGCTTGGCATAGGAAAGGTTGACTTAGATATTTTGTCTGAACTTTGTAATAACGACAGATGGTATTTCGTATTAGATGGTTTCGATGAGATCGCACACGACAAAAAGGCTGGAACTATTCTAGAAATAGAAGAAATATTACGCACAATAAAAACAATGAAAGTGGTAATTACATCTCGTCCAAATAGTGGGCTTGAAAACTCAACTTTATTCGAGGTAATAAAATTAGACCAGCTAATCAACGATGAATACAAAGCATATATAATGAAGCTGAGTGATAATACAGAAATGGGCACACAGCTTATAGATAAAATTGAAGCTCACAAAGGAGAAATCAAAAAATTACTTTGCACACCTCTTCTAATAACTCTCCTCGTGATAACATACAAGTCCAACAGCATTCTACCCGACAACCTTTCCGAGTTTTACGAGTCACTATTTGGCACCTTGCTTCAGCGTCATGACGGCGTCAAACCGGGCGTATCACGTAAAAAGAAATGCAATATCAACGATTTTGAAATAAGACAGATTTTCGAAGCCTTGTGTTTTGTTTCCAAGGCTAAGGATGATGTTATCTTTCCCTACAAAGATTTATACAAATGGGTGACGAAGGCAAGCGAATTGCAAAAAGTATCCATAAACCCAGAGTGTTTCATAGAGGATATAGTAGAAATTACCTGCTTGGTCCTCAAAGAAGGCGATGAATATCAATTTGTCCACAAAAGCATTAGAGAATATTTTACTGCTGCGTTTGTCCAATCAAATGAAGAACCTTTTGCTCTAAAATTTTATACTAACCGCCTCTCGTCTTTTCATAAATGGTCCCAAGAATTGCGTTTTTTAAGCGAAATCGACAAGTACAGATACATAAAACATTTTAGAATCCCGCAGATAGAAAATATCTTTGGGAGCTCTTTTCATGATTTCGAGTCCGGTCTTTTTACCCACGAGGCAGTTGCTGTTAATATCTTGAAATCGCTTGGCTTACTAATAACATCTTTCAGAAATTCGGTTTCAAACGGATTAGGTATGGATAAGAATTTTTCAGACTGTACTATACCAAATTACAATAAACATGTTGCCTCACTCTTCAAATTAATTAGGAAGTTTAAGGTATATCATTCACGAGACAATAAGTTCATTATTGAGTATGATGACCATACTTACGAAGTAGAAAACGAGCATGCATCTGGAGATAAGAATAATTTTTATTTGCATTTTGATACTTTGTATGCCAATAAAGTTGCAAAAGATCAAATTTATTCAGTCATTTCTGATGTAATTTCATCCCTTAGATCCGAAATGCATGCGCATATTGAGTACATCAAGCATGAGTCAAACAAGTATGAAATGCTAGATGAGATATGA
- a CDS encoding GlsB/YeaQ/YmgE family stress response membrane protein, which translates to MGILTWIILGLVVGALAKLLMPGDDPGGIFMTILLGIAGAFLGGMIGSMLGIGSITGFNMLSIVLAIVGAIILLVLYRVIRNPHRG; encoded by the coding sequence ATGGGAATTTTAACTTGGATCATATTAGGTCTGGTGGTTGGAGCACTAGCGAAGTTGTTGATGCCCGGCGATGATCCCGGCGGGATCTTCATGACGATCCTGCTTGGTATCGCAGGGGCATTCCTGGGCGGTATGATAGGTTCCATGCTCGGGATAGGATCGATTACCGGGTTCAACATGTTGAGCATTGTGTTGGCCATCGTGGGCGCGATTATTCTCCTGGTCCTCTATCGAGTCATCAGGAACCCGCACCGCGGCTAA